GGTTGGAGGGATCTCCACCGCTGGCGATCGCCGCCTGCGCCACGGCGGCCTCCTGCCCCGGCTCGACCAGCACCCAGTTGTGCGGTTGAGACGAGGGGTTGTTGAAGGTCACCCTGAACGGTTGACGCGCGGGCGCCTCCAGGGTCGCCTCAACGTACCGCAGCTGACCGGCGGGATCGGCAGAGATCTGTAACAGCATAGCTTCCGCGCCCGTGGATGTAGCTGCCTCGGGCAACGTGGCGATCAACGATGGATCGGCGCGACTACAGCCTAGCAGTGTGACGCCAAGCATTGCCAGCGCAAGCCACCCACGCGCGTTCATGGCCGCACCCCCTGTCTTCTGCGCTCACGAGCATCAGGCTTCGTGCGGGGATTATAGCACGGGGCGCGACGCGCGCCTATCCGGAGCACAGTCGAGCACACCATCCGGCCTCCAGTCTAGGGCAACAGTCCGAGCACCGCCGGCCGGCGATCCGAGGCGCGGCTCCCGTCCCCAGGGCGCATGGTATAATGCCAAACATCTGTTGGCGCTGAGGGACAGGCGTCACCCGCCTGAGATTCCATATCGAGCAGTATGCCAAACGAGTTTCACAACCTACCGGACAGCTACCAGATCGGGCCGATCACCATCCGGCCCAACATCGTCCTGGCGCCGATGGCCGGCGTCACCGACTCAGTCTTTCGGCGGCTGCTGCTGTCGCTGGGCGGCCTGGGCCTGGTCACCACCGAAATGACCAACGCCGCCAGCGTGACGCCCAAGGCCATGGCGCGCCATCGGCTGCTGGACTATCTGCCCGAAGAACGACCGATCGCCATGCAGCTCTCCGGCAGCGAGCCGGAGCTGGTGGCCGAGGCCGCCAAGCGCGTTGAAGCACTGGGCGCCGATATCATCGACTTCAACTGCGGCTGCCCTTCGCCCAAGGTCACCGGTGGTGGCCACGGCTCGGCCCTGCTGCGCGATCTGCCCAAGCTCAGCCGCCTCCTGCGCACGCTGCGCCAGGCGGTGTCGATCCCGGTGACGCTCAAGTTCCGCGCCGGCTGGGATGAGCACTCGCTCAATTATGTCGAGACGGCCAAAGTCGCCGAAGACGCAGGCATTGCCGCCATCGCCCTGCATCCGCGCACCAAGGTACAGGGCTATAGCGGCGTGGCCGACTGGAGCCGCGTTGCCGAAACCAAACGCGCCGTTAGCATCCCGGTGATCGGCTCGGGCGATGTCAAAACCGCCGAAGATGCCCTGCGGCGGCTCAAGGAAACCGGCGTGGACGGCGTGATGATCGGGCGCGGGGCGATGGCCAACCCGTGGATCTTCCTGCAGGTGCAGCAACTGCGCAACGGCGAGCCGGTCTTCCAGCCGCAGCCCGCCGACAAAGAGTGGTTCCTGCTGCGCTACCAGCAGATGCTGCTGGAATACATGCCCGAACATCAGGCCGTCGGCAAGCTCAAGCAGTTGATCGGCCAGTTCCACGTCGGGCTGCCGGGCTCGGCCCAGCTACGCCGCGATGTGCAGCACGCCAAAAGCTGGCAGGAGCAGCGCGAGATCATCCAACGCTTCTTCGATCCGTTCATCCATGGGAGCGCCGTCGCCGCGCCCGAAGAAGAAACACCCGAAGAGCTACGCGACGCGCTGGTCGAGTCCTAAAGCCGCACCGGCATGCCACAGCCGCCGCCACCGCCGCGGCGGCTGTTTGCGTGCCCGGTTGTCGGCTGGCGCATCTTCGAGTATCATCCAGACGGCACGGGAGGAGCACACCATGACGATCAAATCCGATCGCTGGATCAAACGCATGGCACTCGAACACGGCATGATCGAGCCGTTCGAGGAACGACAGGTGCGCCAGGGCGTTATTTCCTACGGCCTTTCGTCGTATGGCTACGATATCCGCGTCGCGGATGAGTTCAAAATCTTCACCAACGTCAACTCAGCCATTGTCGATCCAAAGAACTTCGACTCACGATCGTTTGTTGATTTTCGAGGCGATGTCTGCATCATTCCACCAAACTCATTCGCTTTAGCGCGCACCATCGAGTATTTTCGCATCCCGCGCGATATTCTAACCATTTGCGTAGGAAAATCAACATACGCGCGCTGTGGTATTATCGTAAACGTAACCCCTTTCGAGCCTGAATGGGAGGGTTTTGTTACGCTTGAAATCAGCAATACCACACCGCTTCCGGCCAAAATCTACGCCAACGAAGGCATTGCCCAGGTTCTGTTTTTCCAGTCTGATGAAGCGTGCGAGATCAGCTACCGCGACAAAGCCGGCAAATACCAGTATCAGCAGGGCCTGGTCCTGCCGAAATTGTGATCATGTCCGCTGCCATGTTCCAGACCGACGCGATTCTGGCCGCCTTTGCCCGCCGGCGGGTGCTGGTCGTCGGCGATGTATTTCTGGACGAATACGTCTTCGGCCAGGCGACGCGCCTCTCGCGCGAAGCGCCGATTCCGGTGCTGGAGTTTGTCCGCCGCAGCTACATCCCCGGCGGGGCGGCCAATCCGGCCAGCAACATCGCCGCACTCGGCGCGCAGGCGCTACTGGCAGCCGTCGTCGGCGCCGATGCCGAGGGCAACCAGCTCCTGGCACTGCTGCGGCAGGCCGGCGTCGATCCCGCCTGCGTGTTGATCGACACGGCGCGACCAACCACGGTTAAGACGCGCATCGTCTCCGAGAGTTCGCTGCGCTTTTCGCAGCAATTGGCGCGCATCGATCGCATCGACCGCACGCCGATCGACAACGAGCGCGTAGCGCAGTTGCTGGAGCGCATCGAGGCCTGCCTGCCGCAGGTAGATGCCGTGCTCTGCTCGGACTACCTCAGCGGGCTGCTCACGCCCGCGCTGGTGGAGCGCCTGGCGCAGCGCTGCGCCCGCCACGGCGTGCTGCTGACGGTGGATGCCCAGGGCGAGCTGGCCAAATACGCCGGCGCGGGCCTGCTGCGCTGCAACAACGACGAAGCGGCGGCCTATCTGCGCCGCGCGATCAGCAGCGAGGAGGACTACCGCCAGGCCATGGCCGATCTGCTGGCCGCGCTGCAGCCTGAACTATTGATCGTCACGCGCGGACGCGACGGCCTGTCGATCCAGGGACGCGCGCTACCCTATCACCATATTCCGGCGCACCGCGTCGAAGCCGCCGACACCACCGGCGCGGGCGACACTTTCAGCGCGATCATGACCCTGGGCCTGGCCAGCCGGCTCGATCCGCTGCTGGCGGCGCGCATCGCCAACTACGCCGCCGGCCTGGTG
This is a stretch of genomic DNA from Kallotenue papyrolyticum. It encodes these proteins:
- a CDS encoding plastocyanin/azurin family copper-binding protein gives rise to the protein MNARGWLALAMLGVTLLGCSRADPSLIATLPEAATSTGAEAMLLQISADPAGQLRYVEATLEAPARQPFRVTFNNPSSQPHNWVLVEPGQEAAVAQAAIASGGDPSNLAGVIAGHAPVTGGSTSIAVPALEPGTYPYICTVPGHYQAGMRGTLSAR
- the dusB gene encoding tRNA dihydrouridine synthase DusB, with the translated sequence MPNEFHNLPDSYQIGPITIRPNIVLAPMAGVTDSVFRRLLLSLGGLGLVTTEMTNAASVTPKAMARHRLLDYLPEERPIAMQLSGSEPELVAEAAKRVEALGADIIDFNCGCPSPKVTGGGHGSALLRDLPKLSRLLRTLRQAVSIPVTLKFRAGWDEHSLNYVETAKVAEDAGIAAIALHPRTKVQGYSGVADWSRVAETKRAVSIPVIGSGDVKTAEDALRRLKETGVDGVMIGRGAMANPWIFLQVQQLRNGEPVFQPQPADKEWFLLRYQQMLLEYMPEHQAVGKLKQLIGQFHVGLPGSAQLRRDVQHAKSWQEQREIIQRFFDPFIHGSAVAAPEEETPEELRDALVES
- the dcd gene encoding dCTP deaminase: MTIKSDRWIKRMALEHGMIEPFEERQVRQGVISYGLSSYGYDIRVADEFKIFTNVNSAIVDPKNFDSRSFVDFRGDVCIIPPNSFALARTIEYFRIPRDILTICVGKSTYARCGIIVNVTPFEPEWEGFVTLEISNTTPLPAKIYANEGIAQVLFFQSDEACEISYRDKAGKYQYQQGLVLPKL
- a CDS encoding bifunctional heptose 7-phosphate kinase/heptose 1-phosphate adenyltransferase, giving the protein MSAAMFQTDAILAAFARRRVLVVGDVFLDEYVFGQATRLSREAPIPVLEFVRRSYIPGGAANPASNIAALGAQALLAAVVGADAEGNQLLALLRQAGVDPACVLIDTARPTTVKTRIVSESSLRFSQQLARIDRIDRTPIDNERVAQLLERIEACLPQVDAVLCSDYLSGLLTPALVERLAQRCARHGVLLTVDAQGELAKYAGAGLLRCNNDEAAAYLRRAISSEEDYRQAMADLLAALQPELLIVTRGRDGLSIQGRALPYHHIPAHRVEAADTTGAGDTFSAIMTLGLASRLDPLLAARIANYAAGLVVRRLGNAVVPPAELAPGIALALAEEHADA